In a genomic window of Amblyomma americanum isolate KBUSLIRL-KWMA chromosome 4, ASM5285725v1, whole genome shotgun sequence:
- the LOC144128724 gene encoding palmitoyltransferase ZDHHC20-B-like isoform X1, whose amino-acid sequence MPPGLFKMQGTVCSVCVRVFKWCPVLFITTIVAWSYYAYVIQLCLFTIENIFQKVFYLIGYHACFAMFAWSYWQTIFTEPGTIPKQFYLPPAEAERLEKEPSEDNQKQMLERLAKNLPVSCRTMNGMVRYCEKCHLIKPDRAHHCSVCGKCILKMDHHCPWVNNCVSFTNYKYFILFLAYSLIYCLFVAATTLQFFIKFWTNDLEGWGRFHILFLFFVAFMFAISLVSLFGYHCFLVMVNRSTLEAFRPPIFRTGPDKHGFSLGHQANIAEVFGDNRRLWMLPVFTSLGDGVTYPTRTQLASSYNSMGSTAQASLGDGITFPQKMVDEDTDGLLNQRQRWAETDEEAGHSDESMSARIAGAEKMHIADGDHPV is encoded by the exons ATGCCTCCGGGATTATTCAAAATGCAAGGAACAGTGTGTTCCGTTTGTGTGCGCGTTTTTAAGTGGTGCCCTGTGCTGTTCATCACAACCATAGTAGCCTGGTCCTACTACGCTTATGTCATCCAGCTATGTTTGT TTACTATTGAGAACATATTCCAAAAAG TGTTTTACTTGATTGGATATCATGCCTGTTTCGCAATGTTCGCGTGGTCCTACTGGCAGACCATATTCACGGAGCCAGGTACCATTCCAAAGCAA TTCTACCTGCCACCAGCTGAAGCTGAGCGTCTGGAGAAGGAACCCAGTGAAGATAATCAGAAGCAAATGCTGGAACGACTCGCCAAGAATCTGCCTGTCTCCTGCAGGACTATGAATGGAA TGGTGAGGTATTGTGAGAAGTGCCACCTTATCAAGCCTGACCGAGCACACCACTGTTCAGTTTGTGGAAA GTGCATATTGAAGATGGACCATCATTGCCCTTGGGTAAACAACTGTGTGTCTTTCACAAATTACAAGTACTTCATTCTTTTCCTGGCCTATTCCTTAATCTACTGCCTCTTTGTGGCTGCAACAACACTTCAGTTCTTCATTAAATTCTGGACG AATGACCTTGAAGGCTGGGGCCGTTTccacattttatttttgttctttgttgCATTCATGTTTGCCATCAGCCTGGTCTCGCTTTTTGGATATCACTGCTTCCTGGTCATGGTGAACCGCTCTACACTGG AGGCATTCCGCCCACCAATATTTCGCACTGGCCCTGACAAGCATGGGTTCAGTCTTGGCCACCAGGCCAATATTGCTGAGGTGTTTGGTGACAACCGTCGTCTCTGGATGCTGCCTGTGTTCACGAG CCTGGGTGATGGGGTGACTTATCCAACACGCACCCAACTGGCCAGTTCGTACAACTCCATGGGGAGCACGGCGCAGGCAAG CTTAGGAGATGGCATCACCTTCCCGCAAAAGATGGTGGATGAAGACACAGACGGACTCCTGAACCAAAGGCAGAGATGGGCTGAGACCGATGAAGAAGCAGGCCACTCTGATG AGAGTATGTCGGCAAGGATAGCCGGCGCTGAAAAGATGCACATTGCAGACGGTGACCATCCCGTCTGA
- the LOC144128724 gene encoding palmitoyltransferase ZDHHC20-B-like isoform X2, which yields MPPGLFKMQGTVCSVCVRVFKWCPVLFITTIVAWSYYAYVIQLCLFTIENIFQKVFYLIGYHACFAMFAWSYWQTIFTEPGTIPKQFYLPPAEAERLEKEPSEDNQKQMLERLAKNLPVSCRTMNGMVRYCEKCHLIKPDRAHHCSVCGKCILKMDHHCPWVNNCVSFTNYKYFILFLAYSLIYCLFVAATTLQFFIKFWTNDLEGWGRFHILFLFFVAFMFAISLVSLFGYHCFLVMVNRSTLEAFRPPIFRTGPDKHGFSLGHQANIAEVFGDNRRLWMLPVFTSLGDGITFPQKMVDEDTDGLLNQRQRWAETDEEAGHSDESMSARIAGAEKMHIADGDHPV from the exons ATGCCTCCGGGATTATTCAAAATGCAAGGAACAGTGTGTTCCGTTTGTGTGCGCGTTTTTAAGTGGTGCCCTGTGCTGTTCATCACAACCATAGTAGCCTGGTCCTACTACGCTTATGTCATCCAGCTATGTTTGT TTACTATTGAGAACATATTCCAAAAAG TGTTTTACTTGATTGGATATCATGCCTGTTTCGCAATGTTCGCGTGGTCCTACTGGCAGACCATATTCACGGAGCCAGGTACCATTCCAAAGCAA TTCTACCTGCCACCAGCTGAAGCTGAGCGTCTGGAGAAGGAACCCAGTGAAGATAATCAGAAGCAAATGCTGGAACGACTCGCCAAGAATCTGCCTGTCTCCTGCAGGACTATGAATGGAA TGGTGAGGTATTGTGAGAAGTGCCACCTTATCAAGCCTGACCGAGCACACCACTGTTCAGTTTGTGGAAA GTGCATATTGAAGATGGACCATCATTGCCCTTGGGTAAACAACTGTGTGTCTTTCACAAATTACAAGTACTTCATTCTTTTCCTGGCCTATTCCTTAATCTACTGCCTCTTTGTGGCTGCAACAACACTTCAGTTCTTCATTAAATTCTGGACG AATGACCTTGAAGGCTGGGGCCGTTTccacattttatttttgttctttgttgCATTCATGTTTGCCATCAGCCTGGTCTCGCTTTTTGGATATCACTGCTTCCTGGTCATGGTGAACCGCTCTACACTGG AGGCATTCCGCCCACCAATATTTCGCACTGGCCCTGACAAGCATGGGTTCAGTCTTGGCCACCAGGCCAATATTGCTGAGGTGTTTGGTGACAACCGTCGTCTCTGGATGCTGCCTGTGTTCACGAG CTTAGGAGATGGCATCACCTTCCCGCAAAAGATGGTGGATGAAGACACAGACGGACTCCTGAACCAAAGGCAGAGATGGGCTGAGACCGATGAAGAAGCAGGCCACTCTGATG AGAGTATGTCGGCAAGGATAGCCGGCGCTGAAAAGATGCACATTGCAGACGGTGACCATCCCGTCTGA